The DNA region TCATTTATTATGGGCAAGACCCTTTACCTGCATTCAAAAATCCTGTTTTAACAGTTGGCACCTTTGATGGCCTGCATTTAGCGCATAAAAAAATAATATCACAACTTTGTCAATCTGCATCTATATTAAATGGGGAAAGCATCCTGATTTCATTTTATCCGCACCCTAGAACCGTATTAGATCCAGGAGATCAACCCGTCGCCTTGTTAAACACATTGGAAGAGAAAATTCAACTTCTTAATAGCACGGCTTTGGATTATTTGATACTCGTAGATTTTGATTATTCGTTTGCACAAATGTTGCCCGAAGATTATATAGAAAATTTTCTTTTAAAACATTTTACACCTAAAAAGATTATTGCGGGTTACGATCATCGATTTGGAAAAGACGGGAAAGGTGATTGCCAACTTTTACGCACTTATGCTGCTAATCAATATTTTGAATTTGAGGAAATAAAAGCACAATATGTTCAGGAATCGAAAGTAAGTTCTACAAAAATTCGAAAATTAATTCATGATAAGAAAATTCATCAGGCCAATTTGTACCTAGGTTACCCCTATCAATTAGAAGGTAAAGTGATTTCCGGAGATAAATTAGGCCGAAAACTCGGTTATCCAACAGCTAATTTGGAATTTACAGATTCATCTAAATTAATTCCGCCAAATGGAATTTATGCAGCCAAAGTACAGGTTGATGGGCAACTTTATGATGGAATGCTCTATATCGGCAAAAGTGAAACACTTAAAGAATCTGCTAATGCCACTGTTGAAGTTCATTTATTTGAATTTAACAAAGAAATTTATGGTAACTCGATCTGTGTTAAACTGATTGATTTTATTAGAAATGATCAAAAATTTGAAAATTTTGATCAATTAAAACTTCAAATTCAGTCAGATGAACTTGCCACGAAAAAAGCACTGCTTAGAAATGAATTGCATACAGTTCCTTACAGAAATCCAATATATGCAATTGTAATTCTGAATTTTAATGGTTACAATTTTTTAAAGGAATATTTACCATCCGTAGTAAAACACAATACCAGAAACGTCTCTATATATATTATCGACAATAATTCAACAGACGCGAGTTGTGTATTTTTAGAACACCATTTTCCGGAAATAAAAATAATTAAACTTAAAAAGAATTATGGCTTTGCTTCAGGATACAATAAAGGTCTGGCACAAATTGATGCAGATTACTTTATTCTCCTGAATTCTGATGTTATAGTTAAAGATGATTGGATCAGTCCATTAATTTCTGAGATGGAAAAAGATTCAAGCATTCTGATTGCACAGCCAAAAATTTTATCTTTGAAAGAGCCTGAAAAATTTGAATATGCCGGAGCTGCGGGGGGCTATATTGATTTTCTAGGTTATCCATTTTGCAAAGGAAGAATTATTGATTTTCTTGAATCTGACACCAATCAATACCAGGAGATTTCTGAAATATTCTGGGCCAGTGGAGCTGCGATGGTCATTAAAGCAGTTGCATTTAAAGCCATGGGAGGCTTTGATGGTGATTATTTTGCTCATCAGGAAGAAATCGACTTGTGTTGGCGAGTTAAACGTTTAGGTGGAAAAATAATTTATGTGCCAAACGCTGTAGTCTACCATTTAGGTGGAGGAACGCTTGATTACGACAATCCCAGAAAAACCTATTTGAATTTTAGAAATAATTTATTCACTATTTTCAAAAACTCGGATTACCTTCAATTACTATATATTCTTCCCATTCGATTTGTGCTGGATATGCTTATCGCGATCAGTTATTTACTAAAAGGTAAGTTTAAAATTTTTTACAAAATCATACAGGCATACATTGTTGTTATTATTAATACCTTGTATTTAATTCAAAAGAAACAATTTTTAGACAAGCAAATTAGAAATCTAGCGTATGATAAATTTAATCAAAAAGGTATTTTGAAAGCAAGTGTTTTTGTTCAATTCTATTTTTCTGGGAATAAAGAATTTTCAATTATCCCAAAACATTACTTTAAAAATTGATGGCATCCACACTTTGTGAAATTCTATTTGAAAATGAACATTTGTTGGTTGTCAATAAGCCTTCAGGTTTATTAACCATTCCGGATCGATATGATCCGAATAAGCCCAATTTGTTGAACTTATTAAATACCAGCCACGAAGAAATTTTTATTGTCCATCGAATTGATAAAGAAACAAGCGGATTGGTTTTGTTTGCAAAAAATTCAGAAAGTCATCGCTTATTATCTATACTTTTTGAAAATCATGAAATTCAAAAACGCTATGTCAGCTTTACCGAAAATTGCCCTAATCCTGAATCCGGAATCATCAATTTACCCATTGCTCATTCCGTTTTTGAAACCGGTAAAATGACGATTCATAAAAATGGGAAACCTTCAATAACATATTATAAAATCCTTGAGTCTTTTAGAAATTTTTGTATGCTTGAGTTGGAGCCTAAAACAGGCAGAACACACCAAATAAGGGTTCATCTTGCTGCCATATCTTGCCCGATTCTATGTGACCCCCTTTACAGCCAAAGAAGTGAACTTTTTATAAAAGACATAAAAAATCGAGCTAAAATTACCGATTTTGAACAAGAAAGGCCCCTTTTAAGCAGGACTGCACTTCATGCTAATTCATTGGAATTCAGTCTATACGGTCAATTATATCATTTTGAATGTCCTTTGCCAAAAGATTTAAAAGCCTTATTAAATCAATTAAGAAAATGGCAATCTACTCGGAAATTGTAAAAATCTTAAGTAGCTTTGTTTTCCATTTTCAATCATTCCCTCTATTTTTAATCAAAAAATTACAATGCACAAAGTTGCCATTGCAGATGACCATGCCATGTTTGTGGATGGCATTGAATCTATATTGAGAGACGAAGAAACCATTAAAGTTGTCGACAGATGCTTTGATGGCAAATCCGTATTTCCTATGTTATCGAAACAACGAATTGATGTCCTTTTACTGGATATTAACCTTCCGGATATGAGTGGCATTGAAGTTGCGAAGAAAATTAATACTGATTTTCCCGATGTTAAAATTATTGCTGTTTCGATGTACAATGAAGAGAGCATCGTCTCTGAGATGTTAAATAACGGTGCTCAAGGTTATATTCTTAAAAACACAGGTCGGGCTGAACTAGTCCAGGCTATAGAAACTGTCGCAGCCGGGCAAACCTATTTTAGCAAAGATGTTACAGAAACTATTATGGGCGCCTTGTTAAAAAAACCGACCCATAAGAAAACCAGCACATTTCTGATACCTGAAATTTCAAAGCGCGAACTTGAAGTATTAGCCTTAATTGTAAAGGAATATACCACTCCTGAAATCGCTGAAAAATTATTTATAAGCTTGAAAACGGTTGAATCTCACAGAAGCAGCCTGGTTTCTAAATTAAATGTTAGAAATTCAGCTGGATTGGTTCGGGCTGCTATAGAGTTAAAGTTGGTAGAAAAATAAAATACATTTTGAAAAACATTTTACTGATCCTACATTTATTGGCTCTGAGTTCAATAGAAATCACAGCCCAGGACAGTATAAGCCTACAACAAGATTCTTTTCAAATTTCATTACTTGAACCTGACAATCTCGAAACTGAAATTGAATCAGATATATCTGGTCACAGATATCAGGAAGCAGTTAGCAGTATTTTAAATGCAATTGAATATTATAAACAGGAAAACAATCTTGAGAAAGTTTACTATTATCGGTTTTTGCTGGCTCGTATTTACCAAATACTGGGATTCTTTCAAAAAGCGATTAATAGCCTCGAATACTGCCATGTTTATTTTAAACAAGAAGGTCGTGACCTCGATGTGGTGCGGAGTCAACATGCGCTTGCATACGCTTATAAAAAAATGGGCAATACTGATATGGCTTTTTATTTTTTAGGCCAATGCGAAAACAAAAAGGCGGATAGCTACAATGAATTTTGCAAAAACGAACATGAATTGGTAGATGCCTATTTGTTTTTAAACCGATTGGGCTCCACTGCTTCACTCAACAATGTATTCAAATATGCTAAATCGATTGGGAACATAGATTTGCAAATTAAATCCTTAGAGGTTTTAGGTGAATATTTTTATATCCATGCCAACTATAAAAAAGCTGAAATTATTTTTAAAAAAGCTTTAGCGCTTGTCAAACCAATCAAATATTTTGATTATTGCAAAGAATTTTCTTTTCGACTTTATGAATGCAATCACAATGCAGGCGATTTTAAACAATCCTCTGAATACTTGCTAAGCTTTGTAAAATATAATGACACGCTGAATGAGATTAAAAACTCGGAATCCCTGTCAAAACTGATTGGAAAGTACGAACAAAAAGAATTTCAATCAGAAAAAATAGACCTTGAAAAAAGCAAACGGTTATTTGAATTAAAAAGTCGTCGCTCGAATTTCACTTTATATAGTTTATTATTTAGCATTGCTGCAATTTTATTAGCTGGTTTTTTTGTGATCCTATTTTATCAACAAAAACTAGAAACCAGCAACATCATTCATGATCAAAGTGCTCAAATTAACAATCAAAAAATTAAAGAACTGGAAAATAACATGCAACTCCAGTCAATGCAATCTATGATCGATGGGCAGGAATCAGAACGGGAGCGCATCGCACAGGATTTACATGACAGTTTAGGTGGTTTGCTCTCCACCATAAAACTGCGTTTTGATAAATTGGTCCATGAGCAAAAAATTACTGGCCAGGAATCCTATACAAAGCTGTACGATTTAATTGATACGGCCTGTGATGAGGTACGAAATATCAGTAATGACCTTAAACCGGGCTCCCTTGAGAAACTTGGATTAATTGAAGCCATCCGGGATTTATTAAATCGATATATCCACGAACACGGTCCCAATATCATATTTCAATATTTTGGGTTTGAAAAACCAGGAACAATCGATTCCAATATCGCATTAAATATTTACCGGGTTATACAGGAATTAGTCAATAATTCGATCAAACATGCCAATTGTAAAGAGATCTTTGTCCAGTTATCAAAATCCTCCTATGAAATGACTATTTCCGTAGAAGACGATGGAAAAGGGTTTGATGCAGAAACCGTAAAACGGGGAATGGGTCTGGAAAATATCCGAAGTCGTATAAATTACCTAAAGGGCGAGTTTAACATAGAATCCTCTGATAATCAAGGAACTCTGTTTTTGGTTCAAATTCCAATTTAAAAATCAAGATTAGCTGAATCAGGGTAAACCCTGACTCCAATCAGGGTTTACCCTGATTTTTAAAAATCAGGGTTTACCCTGATGTGCAGCTATTATAATTACTAGACCTTTGTATCATCCAGTTCATTAAAACGTTAATGACTACGGAAGCTTGATTTGAATATTGAAAAATGGAATCCAGTTGAGCAGGACTACCGATCTTACAAATCTTAGGTTTGGTTATATTTGTAAACATGGGACTTTCAGGGATGGTTTAACAAAATCCTTTCTTCGCGCTTCGAACTAATTTCTAAATAATACTTTGAAATTAAAAATATGTAGCGGTGGTCCTCCTCTGGATTATTTACAGTGTCTCTTTTAATTGTTAAGTAATATAGTTTTGATTTAGAAGTATCTGACTAGTACACCAAAGGCTTTAAGGCATAGGCTTTAAGGCCTTTTTTTATTTTATCCCAATAAACTGGATACGTTTTCCCAGGCATCCATGCACTCCTTTAATTTTAGCTTTTCTCGATCATACTCCTCCATAAGCTTGGCAGCTCCAGCCGATTGATAAAATTCAGGATCTTCCATTTTCTTTTGCATTTCCAATAAATTAGCTTCAAATTTTTCGATATCGCGCTCTAAATTTTGGATTTTTCTTTGTGCTTTCTTTCGTTCATTGTAATCCAGCTCCACTGCAGCATTCGATTTATTTTCTCCTTGCTTTACCGGCAAATCATAAACTGTATTCTCTTCTGTTTTCTCTAAATAATAATCAATATCCCCCTCAAATACTGTAATTCCTTTATTTTCAAAGAGAATCGTTTTATCTGCTAACTCTTTTAAAAAATCACGGTCGTGGGAAACGATCAATACCGTACCATCATAATTTTTTAAAGCATCCTTTAACTTTTCTTTGGAAGCCAAATCTAAATGGTGGGTTGGCTCATCAAGAATTAATAAATTGTGTTCATTCACAATGAGCTTAGCCAAACGAATTCTGGCTTTTTCCCCTCCTGATAAAACAGCAATTTTTTTCTCAGCTTCGTCTCCTGCAAACCCTAAACCTCCTAAAATTTTTCTAACCTGGGTACGCATTTCAGGAATTGAATAGTTTTCAACTGTTTCAAGTGCAGTATCCATTCTGTTTAAGGTGTCCTCTGATTCTTGTGCATAGTATCCTATCTTCACATTGTGACCAAACTCAATGGCTCCTCCTGAAGATTCAAGATCACCGACAATCATTTTTACTAAAGTAGTTTTCCCATTTCCATTGGCTCCAATTAAACTGATTTTATGTCCTCGTTCAAGAAAATAATTAATATGTTTTAAAACTTCTTTGTCTCCGTATGATTTACTAAGATCTTTTACTTCCAAAACCTTATTTCCACTTTTTTGTGAACTTTTAAACCGCAATTTGATACTTCCTAATTCTTCTTCAGGAAGTTCCTTCTTGTCCATTCTGTTTAATTCGGTTATCAGCGACTGTGCAAATGAAGCTTTGCTCGCTTTGTACCTGAATTTTTCAATCAACATCTCTTTCTGTTGAATTATTTTCTGCTGAGCTTTGTATTCATTTAATTCAATTTGTTTTCGCTCAGCACGATATAATTTATAACTTGAATAATTGCCTTTATAATCATAAATTTTACCTCTATCAATTTCAATGATCCGATTGGCGAGACGATCCATAAAACTTAAATCATGCGAAATGATAATTACAGTCCCTTCATATTCTTTTAAGTATTTTTCCAGCCATCTGATGGAAACAATATCCAGGTGATTGTTAGGCTCATCCAGCAATAATAAATCAGGTTTTGACAGAAGCAATTTTGCCAATTCTATACGCATACGCCAACCTCCGCTAAACATGCTGATTTTACGTTCAAAATCAGCAGCAGTAAAACCAAGTCCTAATAATACTTTTTCAATTTTACCATCCAGTTTATCAATGTCCAAATGCTCTAATCGTACACGAATTTCTTCCATCCGGTGAATCATGTCCATTAAATCATCTGTATCAGAATGGGCATGGCTTATTTTATATTCTAATTGATTGTATTCGTCTTTGAGTGTGGAGATATCAGCAAATGAGCTTTTCACTTCATCAAACAATGCCAATCCTCTGTCGGGCGGAAGTTCTTGTTTCAGAATGCCTATACTTACGTTTCCAATATATTCTATGGTACCGCCGTCAGGCATCAATTCCTTCAACATTAATTTAAACAAAGTTGATTTACCAGTACCATTCCGTCCGCAAACGGCTAGTTTCTCACCAGCGGAAAGGGTAAAAGAAATTTGATCAAATAAAACTCTCTCCCCAAAAAATAAACTTACATTTTGAAATCGGACCACTTGTTACGTTTAATTCATTAATTCATCACCTTCCAACCGACCAATGGCGCTATAATGATAGCCCATTTGATCCAATATTTCCTTCCAG from Saprospiraceae bacterium includes:
- a CDS encoding ABC-F family ATP-binding cassette domain-containing protein, which produces MVRFQNVSLFFGERVLFDQISFTLSAGEKLAVCGRNGTGKSTLFKLMLKELMPDGGTIEYIGNVSIGILKQELPPDRGLALFDEVKSSFADISTLKDEYNQLEYKISHAHSDTDDLMDMIHRMEEIRVRLEHLDIDKLDGKIEKVLLGLGFTAADFERKISMFSGGWRMRIELAKLLLSKPDLLLLDEPNNHLDIVSIRWLEKYLKEYEGTVIIISHDLSFMDRLANRIIEIDRGKIYDYKGNYSSYKLYRAERKQIELNEYKAQQKIIQQKEMLIEKFRYKASKASFAQSLITELNRMDKKELPEEELGSIKLRFKSSQKSGNKVLEVKDLSKSYGDKEVLKHINYFLERGHKISLIGANGNGKTTLVKMIVGDLESSGGAIEFGHNVKIGYYAQESEDTLNRMDTALETVENYSIPEMRTQVRKILGGLGFAGDEAEKKIAVLSGGEKARIRLAKLIVNEHNLLILDEPTHHLDLASKEKLKDALKNYDGTVLIVSHDRDFLKELADKTILFENKGITVFEGDIDYYLEKTEENTVYDLPVKQGENKSNAAVELDYNERKKAQRKIQNLERDIEKFEANLLEMQKKMEDPEFYQSAGAAKLMEEYDREKLKLKECMDAWENVSSLLG
- a CDS encoding RluA family pseudouridine synthase encodes the protein MASTLCEILFENEHLLVVNKPSGLLTIPDRYDPNKPNLLNLLNTSHEEIFIVHRIDKETSGLVLFAKNSESHRLLSILFENHEIQKRYVSFTENCPNPESGIINLPIAHSVFETGKMTIHKNGKPSITYYKILESFRNFCMLELEPKTGRTHQIRVHLAAISCPILCDPLYSQRSELFIKDIKNRAKITDFEQERPLLSRTALHANSLEFSLYGQLYHFECPLPKDLKALLNQLRKWQSTRKL
- a CDS encoding bifunctional riboflavin kinase/FAD synthetase, with product MRIIYYGQDPLPAFKNPVLTVGTFDGLHLAHKKIISQLCQSASILNGESILISFYPHPRTVLDPGDQPVALLNTLEEKIQLLNSTALDYLILVDFDYSFAQMLPEDYIENFLLKHFTPKKIIAGYDHRFGKDGKGDCQLLRTYAANQYFEFEEIKAQYVQESKVSSTKIRKLIHDKKIHQANLYLGYPYQLEGKVISGDKLGRKLGYPTANLEFTDSSKLIPPNGIYAAKVQVDGQLYDGMLYIGKSETLKESANATVEVHLFEFNKEIYGNSICVKLIDFIRNDQKFENFDQLKLQIQSDELATKKALLRNELHTVPYRNPIYAIVILNFNGYNFLKEYLPSVVKHNTRNVSIYIIDNNSTDASCVFLEHHFPEIKIIKLKKNYGFASGYNKGLAQIDADYFILLNSDVIVKDDWISPLISEMEKDSSILIAQPKILSLKEPEKFEYAGAAGGYIDFLGYPFCKGRIIDFLESDTNQYQEISEIFWASGAAMVIKAVAFKAMGGFDGDYFAHQEEIDLCWRVKRLGGKIIYVPNAVVYHLGGGTLDYDNPRKTYLNFRNNLFTIFKNSDYLQLLYILPIRFVLDMLIAISYLLKGKFKIFYKIIQAYIVVIINTLYLIQKKQFLDKQIRNLAYDKFNQKGILKASVFVQFYFSGNKEFSIIPKHYFKN
- a CDS encoding response regulator transcription factor, which gives rise to MHKVAIADDHAMFVDGIESILRDEETIKVVDRCFDGKSVFPMLSKQRIDVLLLDINLPDMSGIEVAKKINTDFPDVKIIAVSMYNEESIVSEMLNNGAQGYILKNTGRAELVQAIETVAAGQTYFSKDVTETIMGALLKKPTHKKTSTFLIPEISKRELEVLALIVKEYTTPEIAEKLFISLKTVESHRSSLVSKLNVRNSAGLVRAAIELKLVEK
- a CDS encoding ATP-binding protein, with protein sequence MKNILLILHLLALSSIEITAQDSISLQQDSFQISLLEPDNLETEIESDISGHRYQEAVSSILNAIEYYKQENNLEKVYYYRFLLARIYQILGFFQKAINSLEYCHVYFKQEGRDLDVVRSQHALAYAYKKMGNTDMAFYFLGQCENKKADSYNEFCKNEHELVDAYLFLNRLGSTASLNNVFKYAKSIGNIDLQIKSLEVLGEYFYIHANYKKAEIIFKKALALVKPIKYFDYCKEFSFRLYECNHNAGDFKQSSEYLLSFVKYNDTLNEIKNSESLSKLIGKYEQKEFQSEKIDLEKSKRLFELKSRRSNFTLYSLLFSIAAILLAGFFVILFYQQKLETSNIIHDQSAQINNQKIKELENNMQLQSMQSMIDGQESERERIAQDLHDSLGGLLSTIKLRFDKLVHEQKITGQESYTKLYDLIDTACDEVRNISNDLKPGSLEKLGLIEAIRDLLNRYIHEHGPNIIFQYFGFEKPGTIDSNIALNIYRVIQELVNNSIKHANCKEIFVQLSKSSYEMTISVEDDGKGFDAETVKRGMGLENIRSRINYLKGEFNIESSDNQGTLFLVQIPI